A stretch of Zymoseptoria tritici IPO323 chromosome 1, whole genome shotgun sequence DNA encodes these proteins:
- a CDS encoding CSN7 COP9 signalosome subunit (signalosome complex subunit 7) has translation MDQSRAINALAPFVALAKSANSPRAAADLITQATSAPNTYVFAELLQQPNIQSLAGNEQYGGFHTLLQIFSWGTWTDYKTTQNLPPLADNQALKLRLLSLLTLAARKSDTPSSSSILSYQSLCTHLELTSPVELEQLVTTALYSDLIKGTLNPSDQTINIISVAPLRDIAPGSVQNMVAELAAWSGRCDSVLESLEAEIKKVKSESEKRAKAEAKAEKQYKAVADASEKSNTGSGFGRRGPVLRHHGMA, from the exons ATGGATCAATCCCGCGCCATCAATGCGCTCGCACCATTCGTCGCCCTTGCCAAATCCGCCAACTCGCCACGAGCCGCCGCCGACCTGATCACGCAGGCAACATCAGCTCCAAACACATATGTCTTCGCCGAGCTCCTGCAGCAACCCAACATCCAGTCACTCGCGGGGAACGAGCAGTACGGCGGCTTTCACACCTTGCTGCAGATCTTCTCCTGGGGCACTTGGACAGACTACAAGACCACACAAAATCTACCTCCACTCGCAGACAATCAAGCACTCAAGCTCCGCTTGCTGTCCCTCCTCACGCTCGCCGCACGAAAGTCAGACACGCCGTCATCATCTTCTATTCTCAGCTATCAATCTCTCTGCACTCATCTCGAACTCACATCACCGGTAGAGCTCGAACAACTGGTGACAACGGCTCTCTACAGCGATCTCATCAAAGGCACTCTCAACCCTTCTGATCAGACCATCAACATCATTTCGGTGGCACCGCTGAGGGACATCGCTCCTGGTAGTGTGCAGAACATGGTTGCTGAGCTTGCAGCTTGGAGCGGTCGGTGCGATTCGGTTCTTGAATCACTCGAGgcggagatcaagaaggTCAAGTCAGAGTCAGAGAAGCGAGCGAAGGCAGAGGCAAAAGCAGAGAAGCAGTACAAGGCTGTTGCGGATGCGTCGGAGAAGAGCAATACCGGTTCGG GGTTCGGACGACGAGGGCCTGTGCTCAGGCATCATGGCATGGCATGA
- the PP2CL2 gene encoding protein phosphatase 2C-like protein 2, producing the protein MWSRPLRTCRRQTWQTHLANRRAFNGQPTGPHTTYFQPPPQAQKPPRRILWRLTKGAAIMSAGVVLGIAAYGKAMQLRPIELVEINGAKDDEGQLLQEAMIAGVHEGLARRVPPMSYEDAMGFLRGGSGYSVTPKAVSHFTQAPSNLPCEDTMGSGTYTFLGDPAKDWSEWGIFDGHAGSRTAQLLKDYLPLILGEALWKARCMTKPVEQTVVQTIKSAFLKVDQEIVEGAGNQIQAGGSLPQIVAAGAAAFSGSCALVAIFDPVREVVRVANVGDSRAVLGRWDPISKKYVAEPMSVDQTGFNSNEVDRVTREHPGEDPVDPKTGRIYGLAVSRAFGDARWKWTEELTKLAHDKYFGPAPRPNEVIKTPPYLTAEPEVMTCSVASRGSDPAPFLIMGSDGLWDQMSSEDAVTCVQMWLDKFKPTDFLDVDQSETLAANPFTPNAKRTPPTFTSAADLADDDTWFDEDEKCLKWKAEPKHFVVEDENCAVHVAQNALGGKRRDLFAGVMSVQAPYSRNVRDDITVNVIFFGVDASTQMLEAKRAGAVVTSG; encoded by the exons ATGTGGTCGCGTCCGTTGCGGACATGCCGGCGGCAGACATGGCAGACGCATCTGGCCAACCGGCGAGCTTTCAACGGGCAACCGACAGGCCCGCATACAACCTACTTTCAACCACCACCTCAAGCACAGAAGCCACCGAGGCGCATCCTTTGGAGACTAACGAAAGGCGCAGCCATCATGTCCGCAGGTGTTGTCCTTGGAATTGCCGCATATGGAAAAGCAATGCAATTGCGGCCTATCGAGCTTGTGGAGATTAATGGTGCCAAAGACGATGAGGGCCAATTACTTCAGGAGGCCATGATCGCTGGTGTTCACGAGGGGCTCGCTCGCCGTGTCCCACCCATGAGCTACGAAGATGCCATGGGTTTCTTGCGAGGAGGGTCTGGGTACTCGGTCACGCCTAAAGCAGTCTCACATTTTACGCAAGCTCCGTCAAATTTACCCTGCGAAGATACCATGGGTTCCGGCACATACACCTTTTTAGGGGATCCTGCGAAGGACTGGTCTGAATGGGGTATCTTTGATGGACATGCTGGATCTCGCACGGCGCAATTACTCAAGGACTATCTACCTCTGATTCTCGGGGAGGCTCTTTGGAAAGCGCGGTGCATGACGAAGCCAGTGGAGCAGACCGTGGTCCAGACGATCAAATCAGCTTTTCTCAAAGTTGACCAGGAGATCGTGGAGGGTGCTGGAAACCAAATTCAGGCGGGAGGTTCCTTGCCTCAGATCGTCGCTGCTGGAGCCGCTGCGTTCTCAGGTTCTTGCGCATTGGTAGCGATCTTCGATCCTGTGCGCGAGGTCGTTCGTGTCGCCAATGTCGGTGATTCACGGGCTGTACTGGGCAGGTGGGATCCTATCAGCAAGAAATACGTCGCAGAACCAATGTCTGTCGATCAGACCGGTTTCAACTCAAATGAGGTGGACCGCGTCACACGCGAACACCCTGGCGAGGATCCTGTCGACCCCAAGACTGGTCGTATATACGGACTCGCCGTTTCACGTGCTTTCGGAGATGCTAGATGGAAATGGACAGAGGAACTCACAAAGCTAGCTCACGACAAGTACTTTGGCCCTGCGCCGCGACCGAATGAAGTCATCAAGACACCTCCCTATCTCACTGCCGAGCCAGAAGTGATGACGTGCAGTGTTGCAAGCAGAGGCAGCGATCCTGCTCCTTTCCTCATTATGGGCAGCGACGGGCTATGGGATCAGATGTCCTCAGAGGATGCAGTGACCTGCGTACAG ATGTGGCTAGACAAGTTTAAACCGACCGACTTCCTCGATGTCGACCAGAGCGAGACTCTCGCAGCTA ATCCATTCACCCCCAATGCAAAGCGCACGCCGCCAACCTTTACCAGTGCCGCCGACCTGGCCGATGATGATACGTGgttcgacgaagatgaaaAGTGCCTGAAGTGGAAAGCCGAGCCAAAGCACTTCGTG GTGGAAGACGAAAACTGCGCAGTGCACGTCGCACAGAATGCGCTGGGCGGTAAGAGACGAGATCTCTTCGCCGGTGTCATGAGTGTCCAGGCGCCCTACAGTCGCAACGTCCGCGACGACATCACTGTCAATGTGATCTTCTTTGGTGTCGATGCTTCGACGCAGATGTTGGAGGCGAAGCGCGCGGGTGCCGTCGTGACCTCgggatga
- the MgOPT6 gene encoding oligopeptide transporter (Oligopeptide transporter superfamily (pfam: PF03169) with 13 predicted transmembrane regions.) yields MAPDRGSSSARAARTSEDTMSSDDEAYRSGAAREPIGQEPDEDFLARRSEQPQFTLRALLLGLVIGVLIAFSNTYFGLQTGWISGMAMPSALIGFAYFKGLRTFADRLGGPFKRFDIGAGFSEVENVLVQTVAGSVGTMPLGCGMVGVVPALEFLLNPSEVPDQGDPSSVTGLVPADMKNGIHLPLSKLVLWALGLCFFGVLFAVPLRKEVIIREKLKFPSGTATALMIGVLHGGEKTGAEGNIEEHATRRRRPVQGRDEESRSLMSGTNQEEEARPKRRDSNSDAAKRDWQKQIRLLTTSFGVSGAYTVISYFLPQLHSIPILGTYMSDVWVWNLNPSPAYVGQGIIMGPSTTIHMFIGSVIGWAVLSPVAKHQGWASGPVSDWNTGSKGWIVWVSLAIMLADAIVSLGWLILRPTIWYSRQYGPQIVEGIKRNGVRKFAVDLARPVMRGYSPVNLEDPVDSDSAGLLQRQKSAPLDEEEEYDAPPEHQIGAKTTLIGLALTLVFCIFAVQYSMAGIISIGLTVFALVLALLLSIMAVRALGETDLNPVSGISKLTQLVFAGLAPAGTKNAVVINLIAGGISEAGALQAGDLLQDLKTGHLLGASPKAQFWGQLIGSGVGAVVSALVYRLYTNVYTIPGGLFQVPTGKKASWLPYVPGGIAVAVGMYNTPSFTLARTLGGLMAWYWTQWKKREETPLIVLASGLILGEGLLSIVNLGLASAGVPHA; encoded by the exons atggcgcCCGACAGAGGCTCATCGTCAGCGAGGGCCGCCCGGACCAGCGAGGATACCATgagcagcgacgacgaagcgTACCGATCTGGTGCAGCACGCGAGCCCATCGGCCAGGAGCCGGACGAGGATTTCCTGGCTCGGAGGAGCGAACAACCGCAGTTCACACTACGGGCTCTGCTACTTGGACTCGTGATTGGCGTGCTCATCGCGTTCTCCAATACCTACTTTGGCCTGCAAACGGGTTGGATATCTGGAATGGCAATGCCGAGTGCCTTGATAGGATTTGCATACTTCAAAGGCCTCAGAACTTTTGCAGACAGGTTGGGCGGACCATTCAAGAGGTTCGATATCGGGGCAGGCTTCAGTGAGGTGGAAAATGTGCTTGTACAGACAGTAGCCGGCTCTGTGGGGACAATGCCTTTGGGCTGCGGAATGGTCGGAGTTGTTCCGGCTCTTGAGTTCCTACTCAATCCATCAGAGGTCCCGGATCAAGGCGACCCGAGTTCAGTCACAGGCCTTGTCCCCGCAGACATGAAGAATGGCATCCACCTACCACTGTCCAAGCTCGTGTTATGGGCTTTAGGGCTTTGCTTCTTCGGTGTATTATTTGCAGTACCGCTCCGAAAGGAGGTCATCATTCGCGAGAAGCTCAAGTTTCCTTCAGGAACCGCCACTGCATTAATGATTGGTGTCCTGCACGGCGGCGAGAAGACGGGAGCTGAAGGTAATATTGAAGAGCACGCCACACGCCGGAGAAGACCGGTCCAAGGGAGGGACGAAGAAAGCCGCTCACTGATGAGCGGGACCAAccaggaggaagaagcacGGCCCAAACGTCGAGATAGCAACAGCGATGCCGCGAAGAGGGACTGGCAAAAGCAGATCAGGCTTCTGACCACATCGTTTGGCGTATCTGGAGCCTACACCGTGATATCTTACTTCCTCCCTCAATTGCATTCGATACCGATCCTGGGCACTTACATGTCAGATGTATGGGTGTGGAACCTCAACCCTAGTCCTGCCTATGTTGGACAGGGCATCATCATGGGCCCATCAACGACAATACACATGTTCATCGGCTCAGTGATTGGATGGGCCGTGCTATCACCAGTAGCCAAGCATCAGGGCTGGGCTTCCGGCCCGGTGTCTGACTGGAATACCGGCTCGAAGGGATGGATTGTTTGGGTCAGTCTCGCTATAATGCTCGCGGATGCTATAGTGAGCCTGGGCTGGCTGATACTACGCCCTACAATATGGTATAGTCGTCAGTACGGGCCACAAATCGTGGAAGGCATCAAACGAAATGGAGTGCGCAAGTTTGCAGTCGATCTCGCGCGACCTGTAATGAGAGGATACAGTCCAGTCAACCTCGAAGATCCGGTGGATAGCGACTCGGCCGGATTGCTTCAAAGACAAAAGTCGGCGCCtctcgatgaggaggaggaatacGACGCACCACCCGAGCACCAGATCGGAGCCAAGACCACTCTGATAGGGCTGGCATTGACTCTTGTGTTTTGCATTTTCGCTGTTCAATATTCCATGGCGGGCATTATCAGCATCGGACTCACAGTGTTCGCTCTAGTCCTTGCCCTCCTATTGAGCATCATGGCGGTCCGAGCTCTCGGCGAGACCGACCTAAATCCGGTCAGTGGGATCAGCAAATTGACCCAATTGGTGTTTGCAGGTCTTGCGCCGGCTGGAACAAAGAATGCAGTGGTGATCAATCTCATCGCCGGCGGCATCAGTGAAGCCGGCGCGCTGCAAGCCGGGGATTTGCTCCAGGATCTCAAGACTGGCCACTTGCTTGGAGCGAGTCCCAAGGCGCAGTTCTGGGGACAATTGATTGGATCTGGAGTGGGAGCTGTGGTGAGCGCTCTGGTGTACAGACTGTACACCAATGTCTATACTATACCGGGCGGCCTGTTCCAAGTCCCGACCGG CAAGAAAGCGAGCTGGTTGCCTTACGTCCCGGGAGGCATCGCTGTTGCAGTTGGCATGTACAATACGCCGTCGTTCACGCTTGCGAGGACACTTGGCGGGCTGATGGCTTGGTATTGGACgcagtggaagaagagggaggaaACGCCTTTGATCGTACTGGCATCCGGGCTGATACTGGGAGAAGGCCTGCTGAGCATAGTCAATCTCGGGCTTGCAAGTGCTGGCGTGCCACATGCGTGA